One segment of Olsenella uli DSM 7084 DNA contains the following:
- a CDS encoding NAD(P)-dependent malic enzyme yields the protein MDDTSRRSLELHEQLHGKIEVISRRHVETRDDLSLLYTPGVAEPCRQIQADYSKSWDLTRRGNMVAVITDGTAILGLGDIGPAAGMPVMEGKCALFKEFGDVDAFPLCIDTHDVDEFVRTVYLISKSFGGINLEDIAAPRCFEIERRLKELCDIPVFHDDQHGTAIVVAAAMINALKVTGKRMGQVKIVINGAGAAGCAIGALLAHMGFGNVVMCDVNGIVCEGDEGLNSGQEAISHVTNADHERGTLADALRGADAFVGVSRPGLVTAEMVASMNEGIVFPMANPTPEIMPDEALRGGAAVVGTGRSDFPNQINNVLVFPGIFKGALAARAREINEAMEVAAAQALASLVPDNQLSARNIIPSALDKSVADVVARAVADRARG from the coding sequence ATGGATGACACCAGCAGGCGGAGCCTAGAGCTCCACGAGCAGCTGCACGGCAAGATCGAGGTCATCTCTCGCAGGCATGTGGAGACCCGCGACGACCTGTCTCTGCTCTACACGCCCGGCGTCGCAGAGCCCTGCCGGCAGATCCAAGCAGACTACTCCAAGTCCTGGGACCTCACACGTCGTGGCAACATGGTCGCCGTCATCACGGACGGCACCGCCATCCTCGGCCTGGGAGACATCGGGCCCGCCGCAGGCATGCCCGTCATGGAGGGCAAGTGCGCCCTCTTCAAGGAGTTCGGCGACGTCGACGCCTTCCCCCTCTGCATCGACACCCACGACGTGGACGAGTTCGTCCGCACCGTCTACCTCATCAGCAAGTCCTTTGGCGGCATCAACCTCGAGGACATCGCCGCCCCGCGCTGCTTCGAGATCGAGCGCAGGCTCAAGGAGCTCTGCGACATACCGGTCTTCCACGACGACCAGCACGGCACAGCCATCGTGGTGGCCGCAGCCATGATCAACGCCCTCAAGGTCACCGGCAAGCGGATGGGACAGGTCAAGATCGTCATCAACGGTGCAGGCGCAGCGGGTTGTGCCATCGGCGCGCTGCTCGCCCACATGGGCTTTGGCAACGTCGTCATGTGCGACGTCAACGGCATCGTCTGCGAGGGCGACGAGGGTCTGAACTCTGGCCAGGAGGCCATCAGCCACGTCACCAACGCCGACCACGAGCGCGGCACTCTCGCCGACGCGCTCAGGGGTGCCGACGCCTTCGTCGGCGTCTCTCGCCCAGGCCTCGTGACGGCCGAGATGGTCGCCAGCATGAACGAGGGCATCGTCTTCCCCATGGCCAACCCCACCCCCGAGATCATGCCTGACGAGGCACTGCGTGGCGGTGCCGCAGTCGTGGGCACCGGTCGCTCGGACTTCCCAAACCAGATCAACAACGTGCTCGTGTTTCCCGGCATCTTCAAGGGGGCACTTGCCGCACGGGCGAGGGAGATCAACGAGGCGATGGAGGTCGCAGCGGCACAGGCCCTCGCGTCGCTTGTCCCTGACAACCAGCTGAGCGCCCGGAACATCATCCCGTCCGCACTCGACAAGTCCGTCGCCGACGTCGTCGCCCGAGCGGTCGCGGATCGCGCACGCGGATAG
- the fumC gene encoding class II fumarate hydratase, whose translation MCGETGEADGFRIEHDSMGEVRVPAAALWGAQTQRSLENFRIGTETMPGGIIRAFAILKKAAAQANAELGCLPAADARAIEAACDEILSGAHEREFPLKVWQTGSGTQTNMNLNEVIARRANQIANRASPIVSQASRPADEHGVALERPIHPNDSVNRSQSSNDTFPTAMHIAAVLAVKRRLIPAARELAQTFRLLEEKNTGIVKSGRTHLQDAVPIAFSQEISGWRGLVEAGIEQLEASLPGLCRLALGGTAVGTGLNAPAGFDALVARKIADITGEPFVSDPNKFHALTGKDALVFSHGAMKALAANMMKVANDVRWLASGPRLGLGEITIPANEPGSSIMPGKVNPTQCEAVTMVAVQVMGNDAAIGMAASQGNFELNVFMPVIAYDYLQSACLLADAIRSFDHNCAAGIRANRDRMSDNLHHSLMLVTCLNPYIGYENAARVAHKAFDESTSLRTAAVALGYLTEAEFDKVFRPEEMV comes from the coding sequence ATGTGTGGGGAGACGGGTGAGGCGGATGGCTTCCGTATAGAGCACGACTCCATGGGCGAGGTCCGCGTGCCCGCCGCGGCGCTCTGGGGCGCGCAGACGCAACGCTCCCTCGAGAACTTCAGGATCGGGACCGAGACCATGCCCGGTGGCATCATCCGCGCATTCGCCATCCTGAAGAAGGCGGCCGCCCAGGCCAACGCCGAGCTGGGCTGCCTTCCCGCCGCCGACGCCAGAGCCATCGAAGCCGCCTGCGACGAGATCCTCTCCGGAGCGCACGAACGAGAGTTCCCCCTCAAGGTCTGGCAGACCGGTTCGGGCACGCAGACGAACATGAACCTCAACGAGGTCATCGCGCGACGGGCGAACCAGATCGCCAACCGGGCAAGCCCAATCGTCAGCCAAGCCAGCCGGCCCGCCGACGAGCACGGGGTCGCGCTGGAGAGGCCCATCCATCCCAACGACTCGGTCAACCGCTCCCAGTCCTCCAACGACACCTTCCCCACCGCCATGCACATTGCCGCAGTCCTTGCGGTCAAACGGCGGCTCATCCCCGCCGCGCGGGAGCTTGCCCAGACCTTCAGGCTGCTCGAGGAGAAGAACACGGGCATCGTCAAGAGCGGCCGCACCCACCTGCAGGATGCGGTGCCCATCGCATTCAGCCAGGAGATCAGCGGCTGGCGGGGCCTCGTCGAGGCGGGCATCGAGCAGCTCGAGGCGAGCCTGCCCGGCCTCTGTCGCCTCGCCCTCGGAGGAACCGCCGTGGGAACCGGCCTCAACGCACCCGCAGGCTTCGATGCGCTGGTCGCCCGAAAGATCGCCGACATCACAGGCGAGCCCTTCGTGAGCGACCCCAACAAGTTCCATGCGCTCACGGGCAAGGATGCGCTCGTGTTCAGCCACGGAGCCATGAAGGCGCTCGCCGCAAACATGATGAAGGTCGCCAACGACGTCCGCTGGCTGGCGTCCGGCCCACGCCTGGGCCTGGGCGAGATCACGATTCCCGCCAACGAGCCTGGTAGCTCCATCATGCCCGGCAAGGTCAACCCCACCCAATGCGAGGCCGTCACGATGGTGGCCGTCCAGGTCATGGGGAACGACGCCGCGATCGGCATGGCCGCGAGCCAGGGCAACTTCGAGCTCAACGTCTTCATGCCCGTCATCGCCTACGACTACCTGCAGTCCGCATGTCTCCTGGCAGACGCCATCCGCTCGTTTGACCACAACTGCGCCGCAGGCATTCGTGCCAACCGCGACAGGATGAGCGACAACCTCCACCACTCGCTCATGCTCGTCACCTGCCTCAACCCCTATATTGGATACGAGAACGCGGCACGTGTCGCACACAAGGCCTTCGACGAGAGCACGAGCCTGCGTACGGCTGCAGTCGCCCTGGGTTACCTGACGGAGGCAGAGTTCGACAAGGTCTTCAGACCCGAGGAGATGGTCTAG
- a CDS encoding DUF4176 domain-containing protein yields MQDGHARGVGADDWLPLGSVVTLRGARHQVMIYGRRQRVQGAVGADASDDATGVAPMDGREWDYVACPWPEGNMGPGHTYLFDAESIDTVWFLGYQNRDEFSMRRRLGTEPSAEGRHGLAE; encoded by the coding sequence ATGCAGGATGGTCACGCTAGGGGCGTTGGTGCGGATGACTGGCTCCCGCTCGGAAGCGTCGTCACGCTCAGGGGCGCCCGTCACCAGGTGATGATCTACGGACGGCGCCAGCGCGTCCAGGGTGCCGTGGGGGCGGATGCATCCGATGACGCCACGGGGGTGGCGCCTATGGATGGGCGCGAGTGGGACTACGTGGCGTGTCCGTGGCCCGAGGGCAACATGGGCCCTGGCCACACCTACCTCTTTGATGCCGAAAGCATCGATACCGTGTGGTTTCTGGGCTATCAGAACCGTGACGAGTTCAGCATGCGCAGGCGACTTGGTACTGAGCCAAGTGCGGAGGGGCGGCATGGGCTGGCAGAATAA